Proteins from a single region of Bogoriella caseilytica:
- a CDS encoding class I SAM-dependent methyltransferase: protein MADAIFSHPRLARVYDALDGDRSDLTTYTELAAQLGARSVLDIGCGTGSLACRLAAGGVSVVGVDPAAASVEVARGKPGAGAVTWLVGTAPDVAADPAHRQRFDLATMTANVAQVFVEDSDWIETLCAIHTCLRPGGWLAFESRVPADRAWERWTKELSHRVVDTGAGGLVEDWVEVTAVDGELVTFESPTVFHSDGERIDSTSTLRFRSEDALRSTVAEAGFTEVEIRDLPYAPGRGWLVLAEAPG, encoded by the coding sequence ATGGCCGACGCGATCTTCTCCCACCCCCGTCTTGCCCGCGTCTATGACGCTCTCGACGGCGACCGTAGCGACTTGACCACCTACACCGAGTTGGCGGCGCAGCTCGGAGCCAGGTCCGTGTTGGACATCGGGTGCGGGACCGGAAGTCTTGCCTGCCGGCTCGCGGCGGGAGGTGTCTCGGTGGTCGGGGTCGATCCGGCGGCGGCCTCGGTGGAGGTGGCCCGGGGGAAGCCTGGAGCCGGGGCCGTGACCTGGCTGGTGGGGACGGCGCCAGACGTGGCGGCTGATCCCGCTCACCGCCAGCGCTTCGACCTGGCCACGATGACGGCCAACGTCGCCCAGGTCTTCGTGGAGGATTCGGACTGGATCGAGACGCTCTGTGCCATTCACACCTGCCTGCGCCCTGGGGGCTGGTTGGCCTTCGAGTCCCGGGTGCCTGCGGATCGTGCCTGGGAGCGCTGGACCAAGGAACTGTCACATCGGGTCGTCGACACCGGAGCCGGTGGACTCGTGGAGGACTGGGTCGAGGTGACCGCTGTGGACGGTGAGCTCGTCACCTTCGAGTCGCCTACGGTCTTCCACTCCGATGGCGAGCGCATCGACTCCACGAGCACGCTGAGGTTTCGCAGCGAAGACGCTCTGCGTTCGACGGTGGCCGAGGCTGGCTTCACCGAGGTGGAGATCCGCGACCTTCCCTATGCGCCCGGTCGAGGATGGCTCGTGCTGGCGGAAGCCCCGGGGTAG